One Drosophila virilis strain 15010-1051.87 chromosome 5, Dvir_AGI_RSII-ME, whole genome shotgun sequence DNA window includes the following coding sequences:
- the Actn3 gene encoding cytospin-A isoform X1 — MEDSHKCEEKADDEYLSILSLSNKEALRDLELIWQSLLLLKSQTSRRRAHLAKELAENKLRKEMEMNKKLSESLDGALQEPAIRDTQCFVRQSEIKDKMRLEESSDSDTLLDFSLKGEDVSTTAMEPKAMKQKQVEVDAVASQLKRAANICSIDGKTFGDRHRELLILCQKIMRPYGIPMYEFSTSWSTGHAFCAFIHFYRPDLIDEKYLKWKNPEQTLRYVEGVAKSLGAHFDGNFVKLLRRKRPGFVKVYSFVFKLYTCLGAAARSRSTPSKADLTAS, encoded by the exons ATGGAAGATTCGCATAAATGTGAAGAGAAAGCAGATGACGAATATCTATCGATATTGAGTCTATCGAATAAAGAGGCTTTACGTGATTTGGAGCTGATTTGGCAgagcttgctgctgctgaagtcGCAAACTTCAAGACGACGTGCGCACTTGGCCAAGGAACTGGCTGAGAACAAGCTAAGAAAAGAGATGGAGATGAATAAAAAACTCTCCGAGAGCTTGGATGGAGCCCTGCAGGAGCCTGCCATAAGAGATACCCAATGTTTTGTAAGGCAATCCGAGATCAAAGATAAAATGCGCCTAGAGGAATCTTCAGATTCGGACACCCTACTCGATTTCAGTCTGAAGGGCGAGGATGTATCCACAACCGCGATGGAGCCGAAAGCAATGAAGCAGAAGCAGGTCGAAGTGGATGCTGTGGCCTCTCAGCTAAAGCGAGCTGCCAATATATGCTCCATTGATGGCAAAACCTTTGGCGATCGGCACCGCGAGCTGCTCATCTTGTGCCAAAAGATAATGCGGCCCTATGGCATACCGATGTACGAGTTCTCCACATCCTGGAGCACGGGTCACGCTTTCTGTGCCTTCATACACTTCTATCGACCGGATCTGATCGATGAGAAGTACCTGAAATGGAAAAACCCCGAGCAGACACTGAGATATGTGGAAGGCGTTGCCAAATCCCTGGGCGCGCACTTTGATGGCAACTTTGTGAAATTGTTGCGTCGAAAGAGGCCAGGATTTGTTAAGGTTTATTCTTTTGTCTTTAAATTATACACCTGCCTGGGAGCCGCAGCTCGTAGCAGAAGTACGCCGTCAAAG GCAGATTTGACAGCCAGTTAA
- the CAH15 gene encoding carbonic anhydrase 1, whose translation MGCCWSCACVSSYWCWLREQSVQLLDTNWFIWIWAVSGALIVLYNLHSGICLMEHISDCGQAGEESAAAAAAAPDTSSSLDYGIRRGPHTWRTADNNQSPINIVSRSTEEVCFSQALRWIGYDDLPVGIRLENNGHTLLLRAAFQDEETPHLGGGDLLSCFSFHEISFRWSWYNSTGSEHTLDNEHFPLEMQCLHTDAANTENASSRSLLMVSYMFAVSAENPFMDVIVQHLVAVQLAGQCVEIPPFPLNYLMSPFYTDFYSYHGSLTEPPCHRGAEWFIYPQPIAISERQLHEFRKLRSRSGARIGRNARPVQSLGDRTVKINCYRASE comes from the coding sequence ATGGGCTGTTGTTGGAGCTGCGCCTGTGTCAGTTCCTATTGGTGCTGGCTGCGGGAGCAGTCCGTCCAGCTGCTGGACACCAACTGGTTCATTTGGATTTGGGCCGTGAGCGGCGCCCTGATAGTGCTCTATAATCTGCACTCGGGCATATGCCTGATGGAGCACATTTCGGACTGCGGACAGGCAGGCGAAGAgagcgcagcagctgctgctgctgctcccgaCACGAGCTCTAGCTTGGACTATGGCATCAGGCGTGGACCGCACACCTGGCGGACAGCCGATAACAATCAGAGCCCCATTAATATTGTTAGCCGGAGTACGGAGGAGGTCTGCTTTAGCCAGGCGCTCAGATGGATCGGCTACGATGATCTGCCCGTGGGCATTCGCCTGGAGAACAACGGGcacacgctgctgctgcgcgccGCCTTCCAGGACGAGGAGACGCCCCACTTGGGCGGCGGCGATTTGCTAAGCTGCTTTAGCTTCCACGAGATTAGCTTCCGCTGGAGCTGGTACAATAGCACCGGGTCGGAGCACACGCTGGACAATGAGCACTTTCCGCTGGAGATGCAGTGCCTGCACACGGACGCCGCCAACACGGAGAACGCGTCCAGTCGAAGTCTTCTGATGGTCTCCTACATGTTTGCCGTGTCCGCGGAGAATCCTTTCATGGACGTGATCGTTCAGCATCTGGTCGCTGTGCAGCTGGCTGGCCAGTGTGTCGAGATACCGCCCTTTCCGCTCAACTATCTGATGTCGCCATTCTATACGGACTTCTACAGCTACCACGGCTCTCTCACCGAGCCGCCCTGCCATCGCGGCGCCGAGTGGTTCATCTATCCACAGCCCATTGCCATCAGCGAGCGGCAGCTCCACGAGTTCCGCAAGCTGCGCAGCCGCAGCGGCGCTCGTATTGGACGCAATGCTCGACCAGTTCAGTCGCTGGGCGATCGAACTGTCAAAATCAATTGCTATCGCGCCTCCGAGTAG
- the Actn3 gene encoding cytospin-A isoform X2, producing the protein MEDSHKCEEKADDEYLSILSLSNKEALRDLELIWQSLLLLKSQTSRRRAHLAKELAENKLRKEMEMNKKLSESLDGALQEPAIRDTQCFVRQSEIKDKMRLEESSDSDTLLDFSLKGEDVSTTAMEPKAMKQKQVEVDAVASQLKRAANICSIDGKTFGDRHRELLILCQKIMRPYGIPMYEFSTSWSTGHAFCAFIHFYRPDLIDEKYLKWKNPEQTLRYVEGVAKSLGAHFDGNFVKLLRRKRPGFVKVYSFVFKLYTCLGAAARSRSTPSKI; encoded by the exons ATGGAAGATTCGCATAAATGTGAAGAGAAAGCAGATGACGAATATCTATCGATATTGAGTCTATCGAATAAAGAGGCTTTACGTGATTTGGAGCTGATTTGGCAgagcttgctgctgctgaagtcGCAAACTTCAAGACGACGTGCGCACTTGGCCAAGGAACTGGCTGAGAACAAGCTAAGAAAAGAGATGGAGATGAATAAAAAACTCTCCGAGAGCTTGGATGGAGCCCTGCAGGAGCCTGCCATAAGAGATACCCAATGTTTTGTAAGGCAATCCGAGATCAAAGATAAAATGCGCCTAGAGGAATCTTCAGATTCGGACACCCTACTCGATTTCAGTCTGAAGGGCGAGGATGTATCCACAACCGCGATGGAGCCGAAAGCAATGAAGCAGAAGCAGGTCGAAGTGGATGCTGTGGCCTCTCAGCTAAAGCGAGCTGCCAATATATGCTCCATTGATGGCAAAACCTTTGGCGATCGGCACCGCGAGCTGCTCATCTTGTGCCAAAAGATAATGCGGCCCTATGGCATACCGATGTACGAGTTCTCCACATCCTGGAGCACGGGTCACGCTTTCTGTGCCTTCATACACTTCTATCGACCGGATCTGATCGATGAGAAGTACCTGAAATGGAAAAACCCCGAGCAGACACTGAGATATGTGGAAGGCGTTGCCAAATCCCTGGGCGCGCACTTTGATGGCAACTTTGTGAAATTGTTGCGTCGAAAGAGGCCAGGATTTGTTAAGGTTTATTCTTTTGTCTTTAAATTATACACCTGCCTGGGAGCCGCAGCTCGTAGCAGAAGTACGCCGTCAAAG ATTTGA